From Pseudomonas sp. FP2335, the proteins below share one genomic window:
- a CDS encoding flagellar protein FlaG, whose amino-acid sequence MDMSVKLNQSYPPVAPLSASAQVVTDKAVPKAQEAAATAKQPERADLEQAVTDIREFVQAAQRSLDFSIDDSTHRVVVKVIATDSGEVIRQIPSETALKLAQSLSSASSLLFDDKA is encoded by the coding sequence ATGGACATGAGTGTAAAGCTGAACCAGTCTTATCCGCCGGTTGCACCCCTAAGCGCATCTGCCCAGGTAGTGACTGATAAAGCCGTTCCAAAAGCCCAGGAAGCCGCCGCCACAGCAAAACAGCCTGAGCGTGCCGACCTGGAACAAGCAGTAACCGATATTCGAGAATTCGTTCAAGCTGCCCAGCGCAGCCTGGATTTTTCCATTGATGACTCCACCCATCGCGTGGTGGTCAAGGTCATCGCCACCGACAGTGGTGAAGTGATTCGCCAGATTCCGTCGGAAACGGCATTGAAACTGGCACAGAGCCTTTCCAGCGCCAGCAGCTTGTTGTTCGACGACAAGGCCTGA
- a CDS encoding sigma-54 dependent transcriptional regulator: MAIKVLLVEDDRALREALADTLLLAGHDYRAVGSAEEALEAVEQESFSLVVSDVNMPGMDGHQLLGLLRARQPQLPVLLMTAHGAVERAVDAMRQGAADYLVKPFEPKALIDLVARHALGVISASDGEGPIAFEPASAQLLELAARVARSDSTVLISGESGTGKEVLARYIHQQSSRASQPFIAINCAAIPDNMLEATLFGHEKGSFTGAIAAQAGKFEQADGGTILLDEISEMPLGLQAKLLRVLQEREVERVGARKPIQLDIRVVATTNRDLAGEVAAGRFREDLFYRLSVFPLAWRPLRERPADIVPLAERLLNNHVKKMKHAQARLSAEAQACLIAYPWPGNVRELDNAIQRALILQQGGLIQPQDFCLAMGSGAAPLPTLAPAPVVAEAESAGALGDDLRRREFQMIIDTLRAERGRRKEAAERLGISPRTLRYKLAQMRDAGMDVEAYLFAT; this comes from the coding sequence ATGGCAATCAAGGTTTTATTGGTAGAAGACGACCGCGCCCTGCGTGAAGCACTGGCTGACACGCTGCTGTTGGCGGGCCATGACTATCGGGCGGTCGGCTCGGCCGAGGAAGCCTTGGAGGCGGTAGAGCAGGAGTCCTTCAGCCTGGTGGTCAGCGACGTCAACATGCCTGGCATGGATGGTCACCAATTGCTCGGCCTGCTGCGCGCGCGCCAGCCACAGCTGCCAGTGTTGCTGATGACGGCCCACGGCGCGGTAGAGCGCGCGGTGGATGCCATGCGTCAGGGGGCGGCGGACTATCTGGTCAAGCCTTTTGAGCCGAAGGCCTTGATCGACCTGGTCGCGCGCCATGCCCTTGGGGTGATCTCGGCCAGCGACGGCGAAGGCCCGATTGCCTTCGAGCCGGCCAGCGCCCAGTTGCTGGAACTGGCGGCCCGTGTCGCGCGCAGCGATTCCACGGTGCTGATCTCCGGCGAGTCCGGCACCGGCAAGGAGGTGCTGGCGCGCTACATCCACCAGCAATCCAGTCGCGCCAGCCAGCCGTTCATTGCGATCAACTGCGCGGCGATCCCGGACAACATGCTTGAAGCCACCCTGTTCGGCCACGAAAAAGGCTCGTTCACCGGCGCCATCGCGGCTCAGGCCGGCAAGTTCGAACAGGCCGACGGCGGCACCATCCTGCTCGATGAAATCTCCGAAATGCCCCTGGGCCTGCAAGCCAAATTGCTGCGGGTGCTACAGGAGCGCGAGGTGGAGCGGGTCGGCGCGCGCAAGCCGATCCAATTGGATATTCGCGTGGTCGCCACCACCAACCGCGACCTGGCGGGTGAAGTGGCGGCGGGGCGCTTCCGTGAAGACCTGTTCTACCGGCTCTCGGTGTTCCCCCTGGCCTGGCGCCCGCTGCGTGAACGCCCGGCCGACATCGTGCCGCTGGCTGAGCGCCTGCTGAATAACCACGTCAAAAAAATGAAGCATGCCCAGGCGCGCCTGTCGGCCGAGGCCCAGGCCTGCCTGATCGCCTACCCGTGGCCCGGCAACGTGCGCGAGTTGGATAACGCGATCCAGCGCGCGCTGATCCTGCAACAGGGCGGCCTGATCCAACCCCAGGATTTCTGCCTGGCCATGGGCAGCGGTGCCGCGCCACTGCCGACCCTGGCGCCCGCGCCAGTGGTGGCCGAGGCCGAGTCTGCCGGAGCGTTGGGTGACGACCTGCGCCGCCGCGAGTTTCAGATGATCATCGACACCCTGCGCGCCGAGCGCGGCCGGCGCAAAGAGGCTGCCGAACGCCTGGGTATCAGCCCGCGCACCCTGCGCTACAAGCTGGCGCAGATGCGCGATGCGGGGATGGATGTGGAAGCTTATCTGTTTGCCACCTAG
- the fliE gene encoding flagellar hook-basal body complex protein FliE: MSQGIEFNRLMLDMRSMQMDAMAQPKSVAPAPELGQSSFADMLGSAINKVSDTQQASNQLASAFEIGKSGVDLTDVMVASQKASVSFQALTQVRNKLVQAYQDIMQMPV; the protein is encoded by the coding sequence ATGAGCCAGGGTATTGAGTTCAATCGGTTGATGTTGGATATGCGCTCCATGCAAATGGATGCCATGGCTCAACCGAAATCCGTCGCGCCAGCGCCGGAATTGGGCCAAAGCAGTTTCGCCGACATGCTCGGTTCGGCAATCAATAAAGTCAGTGACACCCAACAAGCGTCCAACCAATTGGCGAGCGCGTTCGAAATCGGCAAAAGCGGCGTGGACCTCACCGATGTGATGGTCGCCTCGCAAAAAGCCAGCGTGTCGTTCCAGGCGTTGACCCAGGTGCGTAACAAGCTGGTTCAGGCTTATCAAGACATCATGCAGATGCCGGTTTAA
- a CDS encoding sigma-54 dependent transcriptional regulator — protein MWRETKILLIDDDSVRRRDLAVILNFLGEENLPCGSHDWQQAVSSLSSSREVICVLIGTVNAPGAVLGLLKTLSTWDEFLPVLLIGEISPVDLPEDQRRRVLSSLEMPPSYSKLLDSLHRAQVYREMYDQARERGRHREPNLFRSLVGTSRAIQHVRQMMQQVADTDASVLILGESGTGKEVVARNLHYHSKRRDGPFVPVNCGAIPAELLESELFGHEKGAFTGAITSRAGRFELANGGTLFLDEIGDMPLPMQVKLLRVLQERTFERVGSNKTQSVDVRIIAATHKNLESMIEIGSFREDLYYRLNVFPIEMAPLRERVEDIPLLMNELISRMEHEKRGSIRFNSAAIMSLCRHGWPGNVRELANLVERMAIMHPYGVIGVVELPKKFRYVDDEDEQLDSLRSDMEERVAINGHTPDFGSTAMLPPEGLDLKDYLGNLEQGLIQQALDDANGIVARAAERLRIRRTTLVEKMRKYGMSRREGDEQADD, from the coding sequence ATGTGGCGTGAAACCAAAATTCTGCTGATTGATGACGATAGCGTCCGCCGCCGCGATTTAGCGGTGATTTTGAATTTTCTTGGCGAAGAAAATCTGCCCTGCGGCAGCCATGACTGGCAGCAGGCGGTCAGCTCATTGTCATCGAGCCGTGAAGTCATTTGTGTGCTGATCGGGACGGTAAACGCTCCTGGCGCTGTTTTGGGCTTGTTAAAGACACTGTCCACCTGGGATGAGTTCCTTCCAGTTTTGCTAATTGGCGAAATTTCTCCCGTCGACCTGCCCGAAGACCAGCGTCGCCGGGTACTTTCCTCCCTGGAAATGCCGCCCAGCTACAGCAAATTGCTTGATTCCCTGCACCGCGCCCAGGTCTATCGCGAGATGTACGACCAGGCCCGCGAGCGCGGTCGCCACCGTGAACCCAACCTGTTCCGCAGCCTGGTCGGCACCAGCCGTGCGATCCAGCATGTGCGCCAGATGATGCAGCAAGTGGCCGATACCGACGCCAGCGTGCTGATCCTCGGCGAGTCGGGCACCGGCAAGGAAGTGGTGGCGCGCAACCTGCACTACCACTCCAAGCGTCGTGACGGGCCCTTTGTGCCGGTCAACTGCGGGGCGATCCCGGCAGAGCTGCTCGAAAGCGAATTGTTCGGCCACGAGAAGGGCGCCTTTACCGGGGCGATCACCAGCCGTGCCGGGCGTTTCGAGCTGGCCAACGGCGGCACCCTGTTCCTCGACGAAATCGGCGACATGCCGCTGCCGATGCAGGTCAAGCTGCTGCGCGTGTTGCAGGAGCGCACCTTCGAGCGCGTGGGCAGCAACAAGACCCAGAGCGTCGATGTACGCATCATCGCGGCGACCCACAAAAACCTCGAAAGCATGATCGAGATCGGCAGCTTCCGCGAAGACCTGTACTACCGCCTCAACGTCTTCCCGATCGAGATGGCCCCGCTGCGCGAGCGCGTCGAAGACATCCCGCTGCTGATGAACGAACTGATCTCGCGCATGGAGCACGAAAAGCGCGGCTCGATCCGGTTCAACTCCGCGGCGATCATGTCCCTGTGCCGCCACGGCTGGCCGGGCAACGTGCGGGAGCTGGCCAACCTGGTCGAGCGCATGGCGATCATGCACCCCTACGGTGTGATCGGCGTGGTCGAGCTGCCGAAGAAATTCCGCTACGTCGACGACGAAGACGAGCAACTCGACAGCCTGCGCAGCGACATGGAAGAGCGTGTAGCCATCAACGGCCATACCCCGGACTTCGGTTCCACCGCCATGCTGCCGCCGGAAGGCCTCGACCTGAAGGATTACCTCGGCAACCTGGAACAAGGCCTGATCCAACAGGCCCTGGACGACGCCAACGGCATCGTCGCCCGCGCCGCCGAACGCTTGCGTATCCGCCGTACCACCCTGGTGGAGAAGATGCGCAAGTACGGCATGAGCCGTCGAGAAGGTGATGAACAGGCGGATGATTGA
- the fliG gene encoding flagellar motor switch protein FliG → MSDNRAAVAKLTKVDKAAVLLLSLGETDAAQVLRHMGPKEVQRVGVAMAQMRNVHREQVEQVMSEFVEIVGDQTSLGVGSDSYIRKMLTSALGEDKANGLIDRILLGGNTSGLDSLKWMEPRAVADVIRFEHPQIQAIVVAYLDPDQAGEVLGHFDHKVRLDIILRVSSLNTVQPAALKELNTILEKQFSGNSNAARTTLGGIKRAADIMNFLDSSVEGQLMDSIREIDDTLSGQIEDLMFVFNNLSDVDDRGIQALLREVSSDVLVLALKGSDEGVKEKIFKNMSKRASELLRDDLEAKGPVRVSDVETAQKEILTIARRMAEAGEIVLGGKGGEEMI, encoded by the coding sequence ATGAGTGATAATCGAGCCGCTGTTGCCAAACTGACCAAGGTCGACAAAGCCGCCGTGCTGCTGCTGTCCCTCGGTGAAACCGACGCCGCCCAAGTGCTGCGCCACATGGGCCCCAAAGAGGTCCAGCGGGTTGGCGTGGCCATGGCGCAGATGCGCAATGTGCACCGCGAGCAAGTCGAGCAGGTGATGAGCGAGTTCGTCGAGATCGTCGGCGACCAGACCAGCCTGGGCGTCGGCTCCGACAGCTACATCCGCAAGATGCTCACCTCGGCCCTGGGCGAAGACAAGGCCAACGGCCTGATCGATCGCATCCTGCTGGGTGGCAACACCAGTGGTCTCGACAGCCTCAAGTGGATGGAACCGCGCGCCGTCGCCGACGTGATTCGCTTCGAGCACCCGCAGATCCAGGCCATCGTCGTCGCGTATCTCGACCCGGACCAGGCCGGTGAAGTGCTTGGCCACTTCGACCATAAAGTGCGCCTGGACATCATCCTGCGCGTGTCGTCGCTGAACACTGTGCAGCCGGCGGCCTTGAAAGAATTGAACACCATCCTGGAGAAGCAGTTCTCCGGCAACTCCAACGCCGCGCGCACCACCCTGGGTGGTATCAAGCGTGCTGCCGATATCATGAACTTCCTCGACAGCTCGGTCGAAGGCCAGTTGATGGACTCGATCCGCGAGATCGACGACACCCTGTCCGGCCAGATCGAAGACCTCATGTTCGTGTTCAACAACCTCTCCGATGTCGATGACCGTGGCATCCAGGCGTTGCTGCGCGAAGTCTCCTCCGACGTGCTGGTGCTGGCCCTCAAGGGCTCGGACGAAGGCGTCAAAGAGAAGATCTTCAAGAACATGTCCAAGCGTGCCTCCGAACTGTTGCGCGACGACCTCGAAGCCAAGGGCCCGGTGCGCGTCAGCGACGTGGAAACCGCACAGAAAGAAATCCTCACCATTGCCCGCCGTATGGCCGAAGCCGGAGAAATCGTTCTCGGTGGGAAGGGCGGCGAAGAAATGATCTAA
- the fliF gene encoding flagellar basal-body MS-ring/collar protein FliF — translation MAEAVVDNAPAKADGKPPLFGLSFLENLSEMTMLRQVGLMVGLAASVAIGFAVVLWSQQPDYRPLYGSLAGMDSKQIMETLAAADIAYTVEPNSGALLVKADDVARARMKLAAAGVTPSDANIGFEILDKDQGLGTSQFMEATRYRRGLEGELARTISSLNNVKGARVHLAIPKSSVFVRDERKPSASVLVELFSGRSLEPGQVMAIINLVATSVPELSKSQITVVDQKGNLLSDMAENSALTQAGKQFDYSRRMESMLTQRVHNILQPVLGNDRYKAEVSADVDFSAVESTSEQFNPDQPALRSEQSTSEQRTASSGPQGVPGALSNQPPTPASAPQTTGGAAATAGAIAPGQPLLDANGQQIMDPATGQPMLAPYPADKRNQSTKNFELDRSISHTKQQQGRVNRLSVSVVVDDQVKVNAADGTITRAPWGADELARFTRLVQDAVGFDASRGDSVSVINMPFSAERGEVIAEAAFYTQPWFWDIVKQVLGVLFILVLVFGVLRPVLNNITGNGSKKQLAAFGGGDVELGGMGGLDGELANDRVSLGGPQSILLPSPSEGYDAQLNAIKSLVAEDPGRVAQVVKEWINADE, via the coding sequence ATGGCAGAAGCAGTCGTGGACAACGCACCCGCCAAGGCAGACGGCAAACCGCCGCTGTTTGGCCTGTCGTTCCTGGAAAACCTCTCCGAAATGACCATGCTGCGTCAGGTAGGCCTGATGGTCGGCCTGGCTGCCAGCGTGGCGATTGGTTTTGCCGTGGTGCTGTGGTCGCAGCAGCCGGATTACCGGCCGTTGTACGGCAGCCTGGCGGGCATGGACTCCAAGCAGATCATGGAAACCCTCGCCGCCGCCGACATCGCCTACACCGTCGAGCCCAATTCCGGCGCCTTGCTGGTCAAGGCCGACGACGTGGCCCGTGCGCGCATGAAGCTCGCCGCTGCCGGCGTGACACCGTCCGACGCCAACATCGGTTTTGAAATTCTCGACAAAGACCAGGGCCTGGGCACTTCCCAGTTCATGGAAGCCACCCGCTACCGTCGTGGCCTGGAAGGCGAGCTGGCTCGCACCATCTCCAGCCTGAACAACGTCAAGGGCGCCCGCGTGCACTTGGCCATCCCGAAGAGCTCGGTGTTTGTGCGTGACGAACGCAAGCCAAGCGCCTCGGTCCTAGTGGAGCTGTTCTCCGGCCGCTCCCTGGAGCCTGGCCAAGTGATGGCGATCATCAACCTGGTGGCCACCAGCGTTCCCGAGCTGAGCAAGTCGCAAATCACCGTGGTCGACCAGAAGGGCAACCTGCTGTCGGACATGGCTGAAAACTCGGCACTGACCCAGGCTGGCAAGCAGTTCGACTACAGCCGCCGCATGGAAAGCATGCTCACCCAGCGTGTGCACAACATCCTGCAACCTGTGCTGGGCAACGACCGCTACAAGGCTGAAGTGTCAGCCGATGTGGACTTCAGTGCCGTCGAGTCGACTTCCGAACAATTCAACCCGGACCAGCCGGCGCTGCGCAGCGAGCAGTCCACCAGCGAACAACGCACCGCCAGCAGTGGCCCGCAAGGTGTGCCGGGTGCCCTGAGCAACCAGCCACCAACCCCGGCCTCGGCCCCGCAAACCACCGGCGGCGCCGCAGCCACCGCAGGCGCCATCGCCCCGGGCCAACCGCTGTTGGACGCCAACGGCCAGCAGATCATGGACCCGGCCACCGGCCAGCCAATGCTCGCACCGTACCCGGCGGACAAGCGTAACCAGTCCACCAAGAACTTCGAGCTCGACCGTTCCATCAGCCACACCAAGCAGCAACAGGGCCGCGTCAATCGCCTGTCGGTGTCGGTGGTGGTCGATGACCAGGTCAAGGTCAATGCCGCTGACGGCACCATTACCCGTGCCCCATGGGGCGCCGACGAATTGGCGCGCTTCACCCGCCTGGTGCAGGACGCGGTCGGTTTCGACGCAAGCCGTGGCGACAGCGTCAGCGTGATCAACATGCCGTTCTCCGCCGAGCGTGGCGAAGTGATTGCCGAAGCGGCGTTCTATACGCAGCCGTGGTTCTGGGACATCGTCAAGCAAGTGTTGGGTGTGTTGTTCATCCTGGTACTGGTGTTCGGCGTGCTGCGCCCGGTGCTCAACAACATCACCGGCAATGGCAGCAAGAAACAACTGGCGGCCTTCGGTGGCGGCGACGTGGAGTTGGGTGGCATGGGCGGCCTGGATGGCGAACTGGCCAACGACCGCGTCAGCCTCGGCGGCCCGCAAAGCATCCTGTTGCCAAGCCCGAGCGAAGGTTACGACGCTCAGCTGAACGCAATCAAAAGTCTGGTGGCAGAAGACCCGGGTCGTGTGGCCCAGGTCGTGAAAGAGTGGATCAACGCAGATGAGTGA
- a CDS encoding flagellar protein FliT, which translates to MSHALQRIDETREALMGALAERNWDAIGELDLGCRSVIDEALSEAPEDESMLREKLESLLAVYQQLLEVTTGERQAIFEEMSQINQAKNASKVYHLFG; encoded by the coding sequence ATGAGCCATGCACTGCAACGCATTGATGAAACTCGCGAGGCGCTGATGGGCGCGCTGGCGGAACGCAATTGGGACGCTATTGGCGAGCTCGATCTGGGTTGCCGCAGTGTGATCGATGAGGCGCTCAGCGAAGCGCCGGAAGACGAGAGCATGTTGCGCGAAAAACTCGAGAGCCTGCTGGCGGTATATCAGCAGTTGCTGGAAGTGACGACGGGCGAAAGACAGGCGATTTTTGAAGAGATGTCGCAGATCAACCAAGCTAAAAATGCGTCAAAGGTTTACCATCTGTTCGGCTGA
- the fliD gene encoding flagellar filament capping protein FliD → MAGSTVSGIGSNIDTQAIVTSLVNAEKVPKQTQINTASAKATTTLSSIGKIQAALDAFRGALDTMAKDSSFTGLTGSSSDEKVATMTSSNTASTGSFRLIVNQLAQASKLSSANFSGGTSSVVNATNKPTTLTITQSSKDYDVSIPAGATLQQVRDSINTQFGTSGLSANIQTDSNGSRLILTSTKMGTGSDLTLSGNSGLDVGATVVDEPKDALYSIDGVSSVSKTNNIEGALSGVNIKLVSVSALKTAGDVSDNPVRNATLITVSTNTTALKSGVKGFIDTYNALITAMNAETKVTKNLDGSTTAATLTGDSTMRSLQSAIRNEFNTLSGTGALKSLAQFGVSTSSTTGLLTIDDKKWDAAVKTNAADINSMFSGKDGMLARMKSATDDFAKASTGILATRSTSLSDTLKDLTKEQSTLDERMTLLTNSLSAKYNAMDTLVAQLRQQSTSVMTTLNALNNVKTNS, encoded by the coding sequence ATGGCGGGTTCAACGGTAAGTGGTATCGGTTCCAATATCGATACGCAGGCGATCGTGACGTCCTTGGTGAACGCCGAAAAGGTGCCCAAGCAGACGCAGATCAATACCGCATCAGCGAAAGCGACCACCACGCTGTCTTCGATCGGCAAGATTCAAGCGGCGCTGGACGCGTTTCGTGGTGCGCTCGACACGATGGCCAAGGACAGCAGCTTTACCGGCCTGACCGGTTCATCCTCGGATGAAAAAGTCGCGACCATGACCTCCAGCAATACCGCTTCGACAGGTAGCTTCCGACTGATCGTCAACCAATTGGCCCAGGCGTCGAAGCTGTCCAGCGCCAATTTTTCCGGTGGTACTTCTTCGGTGGTGAATGCCACCAACAAGCCGACGACGCTGACGATTACCCAGTCCAGCAAAGACTATGACGTGAGTATCCCGGCCGGTGCGACCTTGCAGCAGGTGCGGGATTCGATCAACACCCAGTTTGGTACGTCGGGATTGAGCGCCAACATCCAGACCGACTCCAATGGTTCCCGGTTGATCCTGACGTCGACCAAGATGGGTACGGGCTCTGACCTGACGCTTTCGGGTAATTCGGGATTGGATGTCGGGGCTACTGTCGTTGATGAGCCCAAGGATGCGTTGTACAGCATCGATGGTGTTTCTTCGGTGTCCAAGACCAACAACATTGAAGGGGCACTCAGTGGTGTGAACATCAAGCTGGTGTCGGTTTCGGCGCTCAAGACGGCAGGTGATGTCAGTGATAACCCGGTGAGAAACGCCACGCTGATCACGGTGAGCACCAACACCACGGCGCTCAAGTCCGGGGTCAAGGGTTTCATTGATACCTACAACGCCTTGATCACTGCGATGAACGCCGAAACCAAGGTCACCAAGAACCTGGACGGTAGCACCACGGCGGCAACGCTGACGGGCGACTCGACCATGCGCTCCCTGCAGAGCGCGATTCGCAACGAGTTCAACACGCTGTCGGGCACAGGGGCGTTGAAGTCCCTGGCACAATTTGGCGTGAGCACCAGTTCGACCACTGGCCTGCTGACGATCGATGACAAGAAGTGGGATGCAGCGGTTAAAACCAACGCGGCCGACATCAACAGCATGTTTTCCGGCAAGGACGGCATGCTGGCGCGGATGAAAAGCGCCACCGACGATTTCGCCAAGGCCAGCACCGGCATCCTGGCGACGCGTTCGACCTCCTTGTCGGACACGCTCAAGGACCTGACCAAGGAGCAGTCCACCCTGGACGAGCGCATGACCTTGCTCACCAACAGCCTGTCGGCCAAATACAACGCCATGGACACCCTGGTCGCCCAATTGCGCCAGCAAAGCACCAGTGTCATGACCACGCTCAATGCGCTGAACAACGTAAAGACCAATAGTTGA
- a CDS encoding PAS domain-containing sensor histidine kinase, protein MPHAAQLSSVPDAEQLSRNGLEQAFSLFNQMSSQLTDSYSLLEARVSELKGELAVVSAQRMEELAEKERLANRLQNLLSLLPGGVIVIDEDGRVREANPAACDLLGLPLEGELWRHVITRCFAPREDDGHEISLKDGRRLSIATRSLDAEPGQLVLLNDLTETRHLQDQLARHERLSSLGRMVASLAHQIRTPLSAALIYASHLTDEQLPPQTQQRFAGRLKERLHELEHQVRDMLVFARGELPLTDRITPAELMRALQAAASTHIQDVQVRWQCDSHLGELLCNRDTLVGALLNLIENATQASAPGARLKIHLYCREQTLRLCISDSGSGIDPQVLRRLGEPFFTTKTNGTGLGLTVVKAVARAHQGELQLRSRVGRGTCALMTLPLFSGVASTE, encoded by the coding sequence ATGCCCCACGCCGCCCAACTATCTTCGGTGCCTGACGCCGAGCAGCTCAGTCGCAATGGCCTGGAACAGGCCTTTTCGCTGTTCAACCAGATGTCCAGCCAATTGACAGACTCCTACAGCCTGCTGGAAGCCCGGGTTTCCGAGCTAAAAGGCGAGCTGGCCGTGGTCAGTGCGCAGCGCATGGAAGAGTTGGCCGAGAAAGAGCGCCTGGCCAACCGTCTGCAAAACCTGTTGTCGCTGTTGCCTGGTGGCGTGATCGTCATCGACGAAGACGGCCGCGTGCGCGAGGCCAACCCGGCCGCCTGCGACCTGCTCGGCCTGCCACTGGAAGGCGAGCTGTGGCGCCACGTCATCACCCGCTGTTTCGCCCCGCGTGAAGACGACGGCCATGAAATCTCCCTGAAAGACGGGCGCCGCCTGTCCATCGCCACCCGCTCCCTGGATGCCGAGCCCGGCCAGTTGGTGCTGCTCAACGACCTGACCGAAACCCGTCACCTGCAAGACCAGTTGGCGCGGCATGAGCGTTTGTCGTCGTTAGGGCGGATGGTCGCTTCTTTGGCGCATCAGATCCGTACGCCGCTGTCGGCCGCGTTGATCTACGCCAGTCATTTGACTGATGAGCAATTGCCACCACAGACCCAGCAGCGGTTTGCCGGGCGCCTCAAGGAACGCCTGCACGAGCTGGAACACCAAGTGCGCGACATGCTGGTGTTCGCCCGTGGCGAGTTGCCGCTCACCGACCGCATCACCCCGGCCGAGCTGATGCGTGCCCTGCAAGCGGCTGCGAGTACCCATATCCAGGACGTCCAGGTGCGCTGGCAGTGTGACAGCCACCTCGGCGAACTGCTGTGCAATCGCGACACCCTGGTCGGCGCGCTGCTCAACCTGATCGAAAACGCCACCCAGGCCAGCGCCCCCGGCGCACGCCTGAAGATTCACCTGTACTGCCGCGAACAAACCCTGCGCCTGTGCATCAGCGACAGTGGCAGCGGCATCGACCCGCAGGTACTGCGGCGCCTGGGCGAACCCTTTTTCACCACCAAGACCAACGGAACGGGCCTCGGCCTGACCGTGGTCAAGGCCGTGGCACGCGCCCATCAGGGAGAATTGCAGCTGCGTTCCCGTGTGGGGCGTGGCACCTGTGCATTGATGACCTTGCCGCTGTTTTCAGGCGTGGCAAGCACGGAGTAA
- the fliS gene encoding flagellar export chaperone FliS — protein MNPMRALRQYQKVNSHAQISEASPHRLVQMLMEGGLDRMAQAKGALARGDIAAKGLMLGKAIDIVIGLRDGLDAQKSDNPAYVQQLESLYAYMTNRLMEANLHNDADMIDEVARLLITVKEGWDAIGAPQAAAE, from the coding sequence ATGAATCCCATGAGAGCCCTTCGCCAATACCAGAAGGTCAATTCCCATGCTCAGATCTCCGAAGCCAGCCCTCATCGTCTGGTGCAGATGCTGATGGAAGGTGGGCTCGACCGCATGGCCCAGGCCAAAGGCGCGTTGGCACGTGGTGACATCGCGGCAAAGGGTTTGATGCTCGGCAAGGCCATCGACATCGTGATCGGCCTGCGTGATGGGCTCGACGCCCAGAAAAGTGACAACCCGGCTTACGTCCAGCAGTTGGAAAGCCTGTACGCCTACATGACCAACCGTCTGATGGAAGCGAACCTGCATAACGATGCGGACATGATCGACGAAGTCGCCCGTTTGCTGATTACCGTAAAAGAAGGCTGGGATGCTATTGGCGCGCCGCAGGCCGCCGCTGAATAA